A section of the Candidatus Legionella polyplacis genome encodes:
- the rpsQ gene encoding 30S ribosomal protein S17, whose amino-acid sequence MKKIMVGKIISNKMKKTVVVIVNRVLKHHKYGKILRRTTKLYVHDPNCVSKIGDLVKIVESKPLSKKKRWLLLETIN is encoded by the coding sequence ATGAAAAAAATAATGGTTGGGAAAATTATAAGTAATAAAATGAAAAAGACGGTTGTTGTGATCGTTAATCGTGTTTTAAAGCATCATAAGTATGGAAAAATTTTGAGAAGGACTACGAAATTATATGTACATGATCCGAATTGTGTATCTAAGATTGGAGATTTAGTTAAGATAGTTGAGTCTAAACCTTTATCTAAAAAAAAACGTTGGTTATTATTAGAGACAATAAATTAG
- the rpmC gene encoding 50S ribosomal protein L29, translated as MVKIKKSKELNTLSLNQLKIELLLLSKERFNLKMKKIYGPLESYHWIKLINKGIARINTILYLKKKEGLLED; from the coding sequence ATGGTAAAGATAAAAAAAAGTAAAGAACTAAATACTTTAAGTTTGAATCAATTAAAAATTGAGTTATTACTTCTTAGTAAAGAAAGATTTAATTTGAAAATGAAAAAAATATATGGACCTTTAGAATCTTATCATTGGATAAAATTAATCAATAAGGGTATTGCCAGGATTAATACTATTTTATATTTAAAGAAAAAGGAAGGATTATTAGAAGATTAA